The region AAAATTCTGGAATTTGTGAAAATTTGGAAGCTATCTGtgaaaattgatctttatatactttacGTACactacatttaattatttgaaattattgagccactatcgaccaactgaatgtgctgtaatttcaggagcaggaccctagtaGATCACCTGTTttagtatagagctagtcaagGTTAAATCCCAGATTTGCAATGGcccctttctttctatttgttggTATTGTGATCCTGTAgaggttgtacccgcaaattggagtaattatatttgttgtatttatgtatttgaacctataGTTTGTGTAAAGTTGGCAGTCATGTTTGTAAGTCTGATTGTGTTTTAAAAATGGGTGTCAGTTTTCcagttaaaatgaatttttaactaatgggtgccacattttacctcggtagaaggggtgggtgtgacaaaaGAACTAGGCCAAAAGCTCATATAATTCTATAGTCGCCTTAATGGAAAATTATAAGCTAAATTAAGCTAGTATTCATTggtccaaataaaataaataaaataaaatttaatatgatcaggaataatggtaaaaaaataaGCGTAGCACCCCAACAACAAATAGAAGATATTCAACAAGCACACATCTGCCTAATTCTCttcaaaagcaataaaaaaaactatacatTTTAAAGAACATAAACCAAACATCCTTTGGTACACATCAAATTAGTCAAACAACTCAAGCAATGATAATCTAGTTTTGGCTAAGATCTCATGCCAAAATAATCATACAAAATATGTattaatataatgaaaactAAATTCATTCAAGAAGAATTATCTTTTAGGATGCCTTTAAAATGAGGGAAAACAACAGATGGGGAAAAATTAGAGCTATTCTCTGTTTTCTCTTCAATTCAAACACACCCTTCACCTCAAATGCTACAAGGAAATCCTTGATTTAAGACCATCCCAAGAAAGAAAGTGAATCGACCTTTAATCCACACAACATGCAAGATTCATGCTCTTTTCtaactcaattaaataaaagtaaGGAGTGGAGCAACATCCAAACAACATCCAAACAACCTTCTCTATCCAAGTCCATCACAAGAAAGTAAGGGATTCAAACTCAGcacaagaaaacacaaattCCTCACCTGAACCTGATGATGAGCGAGAATGCAAGATGCTTGTGTTGtccctctcttttctttcttcctttctttgttTGGATGAAGGGGACTGAGACAAGAGGTAGGAGAAGAACTTGGTGGAAAATATTAGGCCTGCAAGGCAgtcaattatttatttcttgagagtaatttaataaatttatagcacCCAAAATTGCTTCTAAgaattgtttttttcaaaagcatCACACTACCACCTTCTAAAATAAAACAGATTTTAAGCTTTTTTTATCAGCTTCTGCTTTTGTAGAAAAGTCAATCTAAATATGTTTTTCTATACTCAGAAGTCCTTAACTTATATTCTTAGAACAACACTTGGACCATATAACAAGATGGATCCACACAAACTGAAGTGACTCGAAGAATGGCTCAAAGGATAACTTCATGGAGAACATGGAAGATGTTGACGAGCAACACAATAACTTAGTAGGGAGCTAAGAAAcatttcaaaatcaaaaatgGGTTTTGTTTATACAAAAAAttttgcatgtcctaattcaaatcaaattaaaattttaaaaccacatgtgacccaatcataatcaaattaggataacatgtggataagataaataaatttcataatatttggatatattcaagatcacccaagaatacatatcttgaggcgatctaaatattaaaatcccaaGATTGGCCGAGAgtaccgatctcgaggcgatctaaatattcatatctctggataagccaagagcaccgatctcaaggcgatccaaaatattcaaatatcaagataagccaagagcaccgatctcgagtcgatctaaatattcaaatctccggataagccaggagcaccgatctcgaggcgactCAAAAATATTCAAGTCCCTAGATTAatcaagagcacagatctcgagatgatctaaaaatattaaaatatccgAATTAGCCAAGAACACATATTTCAAGGCAATCCTGAATATTAAAATCCCAAGATTGgctgagagcaccgatctcgaggcgatctaaatattcaaatcttcggataagccaagagcaccgatctcgaggtaatccaaaatattcaaatatcaagatccgccgagagcaccgatctcgaggtgatctaaatattcaaatctcaagatcagctgagagcactgatctcgaagcgatccaaaatattcaaaatatccaaatataaagATTAGCCTATAACACATAtttcgaggcaatctaaaaatacccaaatcccaagattagccaagagcaccaaactcgaggcgatctaaatattcaaatctcaagatcagccaagagcaccgatctcaaggcaatCCAAATTTCAAAGCCAACCTATAACACCAATCTTGATGTGACCACAATACCAAGATCAACCGCGAATACAAGTCACGAgccgaatatatatatatatataacaaatacaataaagtaaaataaaaataataataattaattaaataaaaaaggataaaagataaaaaaaagggttataaaataaatcaaatcgtataaaaatatctatatatataacaagataaattaatataaaataaatcaactcagataaaaaaagtatatatataaaataaaaaaataaaataaaatccaataataaactaaataaatcaaatcaaatcaaatcgagataataataataataataataataataataataataaaaatcagtGAAATCAAATCtgatataataatattcaaataagataaagtaaattaaaatcaaattcaataaatatgtatatataataatcaaatcaaatcggatgaaatgataataatatatatatatattaaaataaaaaaattaaatcaataaaaaatatatatgataataaatcaaatagtaaaataaataataaaaaataaataaataaaataataaaacaaataataataataataatcataacatatataaagaatgataagaaaacaaaatcatatgtaagaaatatatgtgtatatatataataattataaatatatatatatatatatatggtgtggAGACGGGGTGTTGATCATAATCGCTGGGACGTGTGATGATCTCCATGTTGTGGTGACTCTACGATCGAACAACTGCCCACGATCCTCACATGACGAGCGTGGTTGAATCGTTTTAAAAAGAGAAAGCCTggcaaaaattaaaaggaaggTGGAGAAGAGGAGGCCGGTCGTATTCGCCGCTCTCGGAGCTCGTCGTCATTGATCCCTCCGAGTTTATCGATGGTGTCGGCAGCCGAAACCTAGAGAAAGGAGACTggtggagaaagaagaagaagaagtcagcgccgtctCCATTACCGCCGTCGCCACTACTACTGCCACTGCCTCTCCGTCAGatgggaagaagaaaaagaagataatgGGGGAAAGGCCAAGAAGATATGCTGCCTGCTAACGTTGCCTGCCGAGTTTCTCCCACCGTTGCATGACAACGTTACCGTCGTTGAGAAAAGATTGAAGCCACCCCCTGCCGCTGTCGCCACCGCCACCACCGTTGCTGTCATTCCCAGAAAAAGATGGGGAGCCAAGAGAAGCTAGCCGAAccaagaaggaaagaaaaatgaaggaGGGAACCAACGCCGCGTTGCCACCCTTGCCTGCCTCCTGTGTTGCTGTTGCTGCTACCAATGTTGTACGCTGTTGCTGCTGCGTTGAAGCTAAAGCCGAAGCCAAGACCCAAAGCCAACCCGCCGCTCGTTCTGCACTACAAGTCGTCTCCTTCACTGCTAGTGCATCGAAGCCAAAATCCAAACTCATTGATTACAACAATATGCACGCCGTCCGACGAGGTACTTGATGATCCGGTGGTTTCGAAGAAGTCTAGGTTGCAGTTTAACAGCCGTTTGATCAAGCATGCAGCAAATCAAAGAGTATGGGAAGGGCTCGATTATGAAGGAGGAGCTCACATTGGATTACCTTATACTGGTCAAGAAGGAAAAGATAGCAAAGCCAAGACATTTACAAGCTGCCAGCACAATACTGCATGTCATGCTTAATGCTTTATATCAGTACGATGATGTAGGTTATGCCTCATATCCACGTGACAAAGACTAAGTCATGCTCTATATTAATACGATGTCGCATGTCATGTTACAGCAAAGCTAAAGAAGGAAAGAGATGAAGcaaagatgttgaagaagataACATGGATAAAGATGAAGATACCAATACAAAAATCCTATCTTTGTAATCATGAACACGATTGCCCATATGAACTTCTTTGATGAGGATGATTACTTCAAGTTGATTGCTCAAGGAATCGAGGTCAGAGATATCAAGAAGCTCCCGGACGCCAGGATCTACACCATCAATGATCTCATGGTGTAtaccaagatgagcttgacggtGATCAAGGGTTTATCCGTGGCCAATGTCAATAAGATCTGGGAAGCCGCCGAGAAGCTCGTGAATGTTGGCTATGAGACTGGTAGCGATCTTCTCATCAAGCACAAGTCGATTATCAAAATCGCTAGCGGGAGCCAGGCACTGGACAAATTTCTTGGCGACAGGATTGAGACGCCGATTATTATCACTAAAGTATTCGGTGCAAAAGCCAAAATTCTGAAATatcatatcatcaaaatatcaagatctgTTTACAAAATTGTGCCTAACTACGAACCATGCTAACCCTCCTTTGGATTGTCCCATGCAGTCCAGAGCATGATATTTCATGGATTGAGAGAGCAATATTACTTGAAGAGAAGCATTAGGAAATTAGCATAAGAGTGTACTCactttgctatatatatatatatataataaaataaatgaacatgATAAATTGTTGTTAACGTTGGACTACATCAATAGAAACAAAAGGCAATGAAGTAGATCGGGTAAATGATGTCTGCTGTGCATTGTTATAACAATGGATCTTATGTGAACTTTGaagcatttcatatatatatatatatatatataaatacattaaagTGATGAAGTGTGTTGAGAgagaatgagaagcatgcaatgGAACGGCATGCATGTATACTCCCGTgcatagttaaataaaaataaaatccaaaagcgCGTCTCACCACttggaaatataaaaaaaaaaaaaaataaaaaataaaaaaataaaaaaattgaagaagaatggGCCCATCATGAAAGAGACACCATGCAAATGAATGAGAATTATGCTTTTGTGTGCATGCATACCCAcgtgtataatatatatatatatatatatatatttgtaaaaaaaatgatgacaataataatgataaagtaAATCTTAACTCACGTGGCTGAGTGGTCCATGCATGCATGGGCTACATAAAGCTAGGGCGtgcatttttcatttgttgtcatttaatatatatatatatatatatatatacatatattcatttCAAAGCAGCGGCAAAATTAcccattcttaaaaaaaaaacaacaacaataaggaTGTTCATATTTAGGCAACGACAATTTTTATTTCAAGGTGGCAACAACACATAGAGGATCCAGAacttgaaatacaaatcaaatccaaaataaaaaaaaaatgttcaagacACAAGTTCGGACACAAGTCAAGATGatgaaatccatgaattcatatttgttgaaataaatgaaattgatcgTTACAACTTGTTTCCTTTTCACAtgtatttcttaatcggaggttcctgcgacaatgtccagagtaattaacattaagggcttgcccctaatggaagtcatgaacccataatctcttgaagtcacaaaaaaaaattaaatttgatttgggatccatttattttaaccgGTCTAAGCCTAATAAAAGGCCGGgtgagagaaaaaaaggagtCCACAGGTTTTTGAGTTTcaagaagataaaaaatatattcttagAACCATAAGCATCGCATTAAGCCACACATTACATAGTTCTCAATAATGCCAAATATAAAGTATATTAAACGAAAACTCACATATAAAAACTTAGTAAATAAATTTAAGGGAGAAAGCTTAGTGGACAATTCTCAAGTATAAAATTGTAGAAAAAGTCAAGTATAGTGAATAATTTCTAGTGAGAACCATAGTAAATAAGAACAAATATAAACTTAATATATAAACACTTCTTGAGTGTAAAACACAATAAGCAATACTTATTATATGAtctattaagaaaaattaaagaatatatatatatatatatatatatatatatataatatcaaatacAACTCAAGGACCTACatattgaaaatcaagtttTCGGGTCTGCTAAGAAACCATCTCGAACTAGCTATAACCATGACAAAGTACTAAACCTGCAAAGGCTATGTTAtgtttataaacataaaaacaGGGTTAAGCCTACCTTGCCCTTGGAAAGTGGATCACTCTTGTGATGATACATTGTCTTAGTATTCGTTAGGGTATCTTTCTACTCCTAATTAAGTTTTCTCCAAACCTCAGTTTGGGAAATTATAATCCCGTCAACCACACTGACTCTTAATAGGCTGGCCTATAAAGCCCACTACTGCAATAGCCAAATCTATGACTCGTCGTCACCAATGTAAACATCATATCAAAgcataaaaaatacaacatataaTATTGTTAGCATATATACAAgtacaaatcaaatttattatttaataatataattttaaatcacATACCATCATTGTTAACAAATCTCATGTTACATGGATCTCATTTGAAGGCCAAGTTGTAAAGACTTCATAGAACATGTTATCACTGTAACCTAGATATGAAAGTGTAAcaaaaaatagttataaaatatggtaaaataggcaataaaatcattatcaaataagtgataaaaccattataaaacaattaaataaaccattataaagCAAGTTGTAACCATTGTAAATTAAAGGTTTCCTTAATGGGATTATGCATGGAGGGCTGCCTACTCATGAGACTCCAATGAAGCTTCTTGATTCTCAATATATCAATACAAACACCAAATCTCTAATAACCATACACATGCAAGAGAACTTATAACCATACACATGCAAGAGAACTTTATATACATCTTCAAGTAGCCAAAAGTATCAACATACACACAATATTCCTATCATCAACCACCTTGATTGCTTTTAAACTATCGTACTGATACTTTAGTATTTCACATCATCAAATTAACCTCCAACAACACACGTATAAACTACAAATGTCCATAATCAACACTTCAGTCACATTTACATTCCATTTTAATTTCAAGTATATCTTTACACCCTCACCATTAACCTCAAATTTCATTAACAACATTCATATCGCAATTTTAATTCCATGTTTAGAACATGAGAAACTTCTCAAACATAAAATggtaatcaaacaaatattaagAGTTGAAAGATATGTATTTGTTAAGCTAGCTTATGCTTGTATGTACAACATCGATGCGAGTTTATGTATTTGGAAGGATTGTACATGTATGCTTGCACATTCTTGAAATTTTAAGGGATGTGCGAAAGATGGCTCTGTATgggctatttttttaaaatcttgtatGCATTTAATGTTATATTTGTATTAGAAGTAATCTTGAATtgaaaattgttgtttttgttaaaattgtTAAACTTCATGATAGTTAGATTGAGTTCATTGTGCATGGAGTGTgctaaattcatgtttttttattcgtgatattaaaatgtaaaaaaaggGTAGATGTATGGTTTTGAATAGTGAATTGATGAGAAATAATTTGTGATGTATGGTGTTGAGTAATTAATGTTGATGAGGTTGACAATCCGAAGCATGTGTGGCTTCTTGAAGATGTACATCAAGATTCATGGAGCTTTGGAATAGATGGATGTCAAAATTGATTTTGTTAAGGGGATAGATATGCTTGTTCTGCAGATGAAATACATGAATCTAACTTGCATATGTATTGTTGGTGgatattttgttaatgttgttAAAATTAAGGAAGTTGGACAAAATTAAGTTAAAATAGTTACATGTATGTATTCAGTGAGTTAGGAGATGATGTTAGTGAAATGAGAAGAGGGTTGCATTAAGAAAAAGTGCACATTTCCTAATAGGTTAGTCAATTACTATAGGTTATTGTTACAATATCATAGATATAAGGCTCCAAGATAAAGTCGGTTCATAGGTTATTGTTACAATATCATAGTTACATGTATGTATTCAGTGAGTTAGGAGatgatgtggtttgtggtttaaaaaACACTCAAAATACTCAAAGAACATTCACACAAAacaagcaagaaggagacacacaagattggtaacccagttcggcatccGCTCGCCTACGTCtaggggccaagcccggagataaacaatccactaaaagatgTGAAAATACATTAGTataaacacttgtcactcactctctcaacaataaaaatcactaccctctctagattatcTAGTACTCACACACTCTCCTTCCTGAGTCACATACAATCttcgagcaaggtagcttatatagacgcctcaacgccCCAAaaatagcacatacctcttttagaatctccgcggctgctaatttaaaaaccttccgaaattagctgttgcaatttttgttgtaacataagttggaACATGGCCCttactgctgacttgactgagttctggttacgttgcaaatctcccgatcctgaCTGCCGATAACTAGCCTatctcctcagttcctcatcacacaGTTCCCTCAttaggggcgcacgtccttgtgcgtcttcatgaaacttactaaacttgatcttttaattcatccaagttttggccttcaaatcttcccaagaatagatcttcaatcaatcatctcaatcatgccaacaataggcatgttttcaaatcttgcccttaatagtcttcaatcatccttattaaggtttcttcaaatcatactatcaatagtcttcaatcataccattgataggtatttcttcaattaagctccatccatatttagtcttcaatcaaatcacctaaatatggtcttgatatgatcttgtcttcaagatGCAacatattgccaaaaataattccaccaagatctccaAAATATTTTGCTTTGCAAGCCAAGATTTCTTGCCATACAACCATGCTtttcatgtcatcaattatgccttgtcaccatgtttGCTACATCATCTTGACTATGTATCAAATCATACCAATAATAGTGCGGTTgtactaacaatctccccctttagcataatttgacacaactacTTCTGCACCCAGACTGACGCCTATTACAACATTCTGTTACAACATTGACTGGGACACAGACTAGACTGACAATGTTACAACTTCCAGTTACAACATAAACTGGACAACAGAAACCAGGATTGACACAAGATTACATCTAGTCGCTAACAAAGTACGGAGAGAATACTATAaactgcaactagtgagacaaaataCGATTAAACATAGAGAATTGACAAACATAAAAGTgtttaaaagaaacaataagactaaatgtccaaatgtccaaaaaaaaaatagtcagtCTGGTGCTAGCAaacttctccccctttgtgacacAATTGATGCCGAAGTCTTCATGAGTTGTTGCAAACCTTGTTACACCTTTTCCGGCAACTCCCCCAATCTTCAAGTTTCCTGGTCATCATCTCCCCCTAAATCATGGCCATCagctcctttctttttcttcttctcgagAATTTCCAGCTGAGATAAGATCTTCTATTTTTGCCTGGCAATGATAAATAATTGTGCAGAAAGTGAGTGTTGCATTCTCTCCAAGTCTTTTAGTTGCTCCTTTAAAagcttctcatattcttcttcaatGTTGTCGCTTaaaccttcatcttcttctgcaAATGGAGGTATGGTGATACCCTACCAATTGACAAATCAATCCTCTTCTCAAGTGAAAACAATTTCATAGAAATCTTCAGCTTCTTGATAGTAGTTACTATTTCATCCTTGGCTTATTATATCCCATGTTGAATTTCTCCTAGGTTGAATTTCTTTCCATTAAGAGCTTCATAATCTTCGccagttttcttcttctttcccttgCATGGGGAAGATGCCTTTTTCTCCCCCTTTTTTTATTGACTTCTTGCTCTTCTTCATTGGCCATGGACTAGGTGATTATTCTTCAACTTCAACTTTATGATCCGAGAATGATTTTCTTGTATGCTTTTTCACTGTCTTCTTCTTCTGGCTCCTGAGTGTTGGTGCAATCTTCCTCTTCTTTGAAATTTGTTGGACCTTTGCTTGCAAAGGAATATTGTCTTAACTATGTAAACTCTCAGATGTTGCATCTGGTGTTACAACTGTTGTTGCAACATAGTCTGAATTTTCTCTAGTTTCTCTAGTCTtcgttaattttttaatagctTTTCTGACAATCTCCTCAAGATACTCTTTACTGCTTGAACATCTACTTTCATATGTCTCTTAAGactcttgcttttcttttttaaccaTTGGACTCTTCCCTTTGCCATCTTCTTTCCCTCCAGActccattttcttttcttcatgaaTGTCTTCAGAAACTTTCTTCTGTTTGCATTGATTTACTTTAGTTTCTATTTCGATTGCAGTTGTTGATCCATTCTTCTCTCTGAacttccatcttcttcttcttctctcctttcttGAAGATTTAGAGATCCATGCATATGGAATACCTTGGATGACCTCTTCCTTGAAGTTGATTCTTTggcctttctttcttctttgaacaACTCCGTTATATGTTTGGAAAGCCATACCATGGGTTCGTTTGATACGCAAGATTTTAAGGGACAACACATGACAACTTTtattgttatgtgtttgatttacaaatggGATGGGAGTACAACACAAACTACCCTATCGGTAAAGcacaacttttaaatttttttgtaccgCTAAAACCACGGTACAAAAATTTTTTACGAAGTACAGGACAACTTATGACAAAATTGTCcctgtttaaaattaaaaattacactaCTCATTAAGAAgtgataacatgatttattttgttttatttatttatttatttatctaattatttatctttttaaaatttatttgtttatttatctatttatttatctatttgtaattttatttatttatctatctgtatttatttgttaggcttttatttatttatttaaaattttatttatttgtattttaggattaagatattaatgaaagtttgtttgttgtggattaaatgtttttaaaattatgttaatttttttaagttattgcTGTTGTTAGGCgttataaaatttgataagattttcataaaatattattgtatgtttttcattataaaataattatataataataaaaaggtattatcgtaatttactattttgtgttatgtattgttcaatgaaaatcaaacatagaacAACACAAGCACTTGTACTGTACTTTAATTATTTGTACTGTACTGTGCTACTTGTGCTGTTCTTTTTAACGAATCAAACGGACCCCATGAGATTTCTTCACTCTTCTTCTGTAGTGTTGGAGCTTCTTCTCACAAAGGTGATGGAACTATACATGAACTAATAGGCATGGATAAAAACTTCTGATGCTTCAATAGGAGAAGAGGCTTTTATAGCATCCATGATCTGTGATGATTTGCTAGccttttcttgcttctttagaACTCTTTGAGCTAACTTTTCACATTTTTTGGCCTTTAGACCAATGTCCACACATCATTTCAAACAAGTTGATTCAATTCTTCTTGCATTGCAGCCATCCAGTATTTATCAACTAAAGCTTCTTTGACATTCTTTGGTTCAATAAGAGAGATGTAACATGTGTAGCCGGCCAATTCTCGATAATCAATTCTTTGAGTGCTtctggttctccttccttcaatcACATTACCAATCCCATTCTGAAtaggatgattcttctttattcttgaggaTGGTACAAGGCTGctgtcttcattatcttctttactgtcaatttcttctttatctGATTCTGAGATGATTTCGCTTGTTCTAACTTTAGTTGCAATATCAGTTATAATCTACTGTCTGTCAGAATCATGAGTAGTTTCTGTTGTCGTAGTTGGTGTTGTAACTTGTGTCGCAACTTCTTGTTCTGCCTGTAACTCTTCATCTGTTGATTCATAATTATGAGTAATAAGCTTGTTTGGCTCACTTGATGCACCTTGAGTCTCCATATCAGAGAgatcatcaacaacaaaattaatggtttccatcatctttttggttcttgaattgaacaccCGATAGGCTCTACTAGTATTAGAATATCCCATGAATAATCCTTCATCacttttcttgtcaaactttcCTAGCTAATCTCTATCATTCAGAATGTAACATTTGCTTCCAAAGATGTGAAAGTATTTGAGATGTGGCCTTTTATCTTTCCAAATTTCATACGGTGTCATGTTGGTTGAAGGCCGAATATACACTCTATTGATGATGTAGCATGCTGTATTAATTGCTTTCTGCCCAAAATCTTGTAAAGAGCTTCTTTGAATTCAACATAACTCTAGCTATCTCTTGGAGAATGCGATTCTTTCTTTCAACCACTCCgttttgttgaggagtttttGGAGTTGAAAATTCATTATGAATCCCATGTTCACTGCTGAATTTTGCAAACTAAATATTCTCAA is a window of Dioscorea cayenensis subsp. rotundata cultivar TDr96_F1 chromosome 5, TDr96_F1_v2_PseudoChromosome.rev07_lg8_w22 25.fasta, whole genome shotgun sequence DNA encoding:
- the LOC120260046 gene encoding meiotic recombination protein DMC1 homolog, coding for MNTIAHMNFFDEDDYFKLIAQGIEVRDIKKLPDARIYTINDLMVYTKMSLTVIKGLSVANVNKIWEAAEKLVNVGYETGSDLLIKHKSIIKIASGSQALDKFLGDRIETPIIITKVFGAKAKILKYHIIKISRSVYKIVPNYEPC